A part of Caretta caretta isolate rCarCar2 chromosome 1, rCarCar1.hap1, whole genome shotgun sequence genomic DNA contains:
- the TPT1 gene encoding translationally-controlled tumor protein isoform X1 → MIIYRDCISQDEMFSDIYSIREVADGLCLEVEGKMVTRTEGQIADALIGGNASSEAIEEGTDPTVVTGVDIVMNHHLQETSFTKESYKKYIKDYMKAIKARLEEHKPDRVKPFMTGAAEQVKHILANFKNYQFFVGENMNPDGMVALLDFREDGVTPYMIFFKDGLETEKC, encoded by the exons atgaTCATCTACCGGGACTGCATCAGCC AGGATGAGATGTTCTCCGATATCTACAGCATCCGGGAGGTCGCCGACGGGCTCTGCTTGGAAGTGGAGGGGAAG ATGGTCACCAGGACAGAGGGTCAGATTGCTGATGCTTTAATTGGTGGCAATGCCTCCTCTGAAGCTATTGAAGAAGGAACAGATCCCACGGTTGTCACTGGTGTTGATATAGTAATGAATCACCATCTTCAGGAAACTAGCTTTACAAAAGAGTCCTACAAGAAGTATATCAAGGACTACATGAAAGC AATCAAAGCCAGACTTGAGGAACACAAGCCAGACCGAGTGAAGCCTTTCATGACAGGGGCTGCAGAACAAGTCAAACACATCCTTGCAAACTTCAAAAATTACCAG TTCTTTGTAGGTGAAAACATGAATCCAGATGGCATGGTGGCTCTCCTGGACTTCCGTGAGGATGGAGTAACTCCATATATGATTTTCTTTAAGGATGGTTTAGAAACTGAGAAGTGT TAA
- the TPT1 gene encoding translationally-controlled tumor protein isoform X2, with protein sequence MVTRTEGQIADALIGGNASSEAIEEGTDPTVVTGVDIVMNHHLQETSFTKESYKKYIKDYMKAIKARLEEHKPDRVKPFMTGAAEQVKHILANFKNYQFFVGENMNPDGMVALLDFREDGVTPYMIFFKDGLETEKC encoded by the exons ATGGTCACCAGGACAGAGGGTCAGATTGCTGATGCTTTAATTGGTGGCAATGCCTCCTCTGAAGCTATTGAAGAAGGAACAGATCCCACGGTTGTCACTGGTGTTGATATAGTAATGAATCACCATCTTCAGGAAACTAGCTTTACAAAAGAGTCCTACAAGAAGTATATCAAGGACTACATGAAAGC AATCAAAGCCAGACTTGAGGAACACAAGCCAGACCGAGTGAAGCCTTTCATGACAGGGGCTGCAGAACAAGTCAAACACATCCTTGCAAACTTCAAAAATTACCAG TTCTTTGTAGGTGAAAACATGAATCCAGATGGCATGGTGGCTCTCCTGGACTTCCGTGAGGATGGAGTAACTCCATATATGATTTTCTTTAAGGATGGTTTAGAAACTGAGAAGTGT TAA